Proteins encoded by one window of Acidimicrobiales bacterium:
- a CDS encoding acetoacetate decarboxylase family protein has translation MAVRYAARSPEQLRSREVEKTSVGAWSTVLVATFETDPDVLASVLPQPLEPSSRPLAKATFASVDIPGLPTFGAGSVSVQCMHEGTVGYYCLVMPMSTEQSVIGGRETFGEPKKIGQVTVTVDGDDVRGTMGRMGVTFAEFTGRVTRELDVPPVETRTDFYFKALPAPDGKGLDADPSLVYCTREETVRWVKACEGELVLRESRVDPVADLPVRALTDVTVGERNSIQRGRIHSTVPAAWIVPFMHQRYDDLSPLGEG, from the coding sequence ATGGCCGTTCGGTACGCGGCGAGGAGCCCGGAGCAGCTGCGCAGCCGGGAGGTCGAGAAGACCTCGGTCGGCGCCTGGTCCACCGTACTGGTCGCCACCTTCGAGACGGATCCCGACGTCCTGGCCTCGGTGCTCCCCCAGCCCCTGGAGCCATCGTCCCGGCCGCTCGCCAAGGCCACCTTCGCCAGCGTCGACATCCCGGGCCTGCCGACCTTCGGGGCCGGGAGCGTCTCCGTGCAGTGCATGCACGAGGGCACCGTCGGCTACTACTGCCTGGTGATGCCCATGAGCACCGAGCAGTCGGTCATCGGCGGCCGCGAGACGTTCGGGGAGCCCAAGAAGATCGGCCAGGTCACCGTGACCGTCGACGGCGACGACGTGCGGGGCACCATGGGTCGGATGGGCGTCACCTTCGCCGAGTTCACCGGCCGCGTCACGAGGGAGCTCGACGTGCCCCCGGTCGAGACACGCACCGACTTCTACTTCAAGGCCCTCCCCGCCCCCGACGGCAAGGGACTCGACGCCGACCCCAGCCTCGTCTACTGCACCCGCGAGGAGACCGTGCGGTGGGTGAAGGCGTGCGAGGGCGAGCTCGTGCTGCGCGAGTCGCGCGTCGACCCGGTTGCCGACCTCCCGGTCCGGGCACTCACCGACGTGACCGTCGGGGAGCGCAATTCCATCCAGCGGGGGCGGATCCACTCGACGGTCCCGGCGGCGTGGATCGTGCCGTTCATGCACCAGCGCTACGACGACCTGTCCCCGCTGGGCGAGGGCTGA
- a CDS encoding SDR family NAD(P)-dependent oxidoreductase codes for MDYEDKVAVVTGGAGGIGRGLVHALLDRGARVVVADVEEGALDIAVRECTARGAVRGVRTDVADTASVEALADDVYTTEGRCDLLFANAGVTSGGGGLPWEQEINDWRWCFSVNVFGVAATVLTFLPRMLDAGAPADVVATSSGDGGVAPVPHASVYAASKAAVSCFIEAVAHQLRTVGAPVDAHVFYPGGGLLDTGLWTAARNRPPEFERVRPRKPAPGTTFAEFKSQLEAAGLPATVVDLDRLGTKVLEDLDEGRYVLGPDAARFGPLLHRRADAIAGGELPPTLLH; via the coding sequence ATGGACTACGAGGACAAGGTGGCCGTGGTCACGGGCGGCGCCGGCGGCATCGGCCGGGGGCTCGTGCACGCGCTGCTCGACCGGGGGGCGCGTGTGGTCGTCGCCGACGTGGAAGAGGGCGCGCTCGACATCGCCGTGCGCGAGTGCACGGCGCGCGGCGCGGTGCGCGGGGTGCGCACCGACGTGGCCGACACCGCCTCGGTCGAGGCCCTCGCCGACGACGTCTACACCACCGAGGGCCGCTGCGATCTGCTGTTCGCCAACGCCGGGGTCACCTCGGGGGGAGGCGGCCTGCCGTGGGAGCAGGAGATCAACGACTGGCGGTGGTGCTTCTCGGTGAACGTCTTCGGGGTGGCCGCCACCGTGCTCACCTTCCTGCCCCGCATGCTCGACGCCGGCGCGCCGGCCGACGTCGTGGCCACCTCGTCGGGCGACGGGGGCGTGGCCCCGGTGCCCCACGCCAGCGTGTACGCCGCGTCCAAGGCCGCCGTGAGCTGCTTCATCGAGGCCGTGGCCCACCAGCTCCGTACAGTCGGCGCTCCGGTCGACGCCCACGTCTTCTACCCCGGTGGCGGGCTCCTCGACACCGGCCTGTGGACCGCGGCGCGCAACCGGCCGCCCGAGTTCGAGCGCGTGCGGCCCCGCAAGCCGGCACCCGGCACGACCTTCGCCGAGTTCAAGTCCCAGCTCGAAGCGGCCGGGCTCCCGGCCACGGTCGTCGACCTCGACCGGCTCGGGACCAAGGTCCTGGAGGACCTCGACGAGGGGCGCTACGTCCTGGGACCGGACGCGGCGCGCTTCGGGCCCCTGCTGCACCGCCGGGCCGACGCCATCGCCGGCGGGGAGCTGCCCCCGACGCTGCTGCACTGA
- a CDS encoding amidohydrolase family protein yields MENRYTVISSDTHCGADVTDYRPYLASRFHDEFDAWAATYEVPFADLRAPTAYRSWDSDRRMAEHESDGIVAEVLFPNTVPPFFEEGNLVALPPGEADYERRWAGVQAHNRWLADFCAAVPGRRAGVVQVFVNRLEDALAEVSWAAEHVDVFGGVLLPSIPPGSDLPPLYDPHYDPLWRRCEELGAVVNVHAGAGLPAYGELEIARAIMLVELPWFSHRALWHLIFGGVLERFPALKVALTEQGVAWLPRGLETLDWFYGRMVHGGAAEALYFGAAAKGMSMKPSEYFARNVWVGASFLRSSESALRPGFGPDRIMWGDDYPHSEGTWPFSREALRVAFAGEDPEVVQRCVGANAAALYGFDLDALAPLAARFGPLVDEIAVPIDAGDYPVASTSNAFDTTQVLRAW; encoded by the coding sequence ATGGAGAACCGCTACACGGTCATCTCGTCCGACACCCACTGCGGGGCCGACGTCACGGACTACCGGCCGTACCTGGCGTCTCGGTTCCACGACGAGTTCGACGCCTGGGCCGCCACCTACGAGGTACCCTTCGCCGACCTGCGCGCCCCCACCGCCTACCGCAGCTGGGACTCCGACCGGCGCATGGCCGAGCACGAGTCCGACGGCATCGTGGCCGAGGTCCTCTTCCCCAACACGGTCCCGCCGTTCTTCGAGGAGGGCAACCTGGTGGCGCTGCCCCCGGGCGAAGCCGACTACGAGCGGCGCTGGGCGGGCGTGCAGGCCCACAACCGCTGGCTCGCCGACTTCTGCGCGGCGGTACCGGGCCGGCGGGCCGGCGTCGTCCAGGTCTTCGTCAACCGGCTCGAGGACGCCCTGGCGGAGGTGTCGTGGGCGGCGGAGCACGTCGACGTCTTCGGGGGCGTCCTCCTGCCGTCGATCCCGCCGGGTTCCGACCTCCCCCCCCTGTACGACCCGCACTACGACCCGCTGTGGCGCCGCTGCGAGGAGCTCGGCGCCGTGGTCAACGTGCACGCCGGCGCGGGACTGCCGGCCTACGGGGAGCTCGAGATCGCCCGGGCCATCATGCTGGTGGAGCTGCCCTGGTTCAGCCACCGGGCGCTGTGGCACCTCATCTTCGGCGGTGTGCTGGAGCGCTTCCCCGCCCTGAAGGTGGCCCTCACCGAGCAGGGCGTGGCGTGGCTGCCGCGCGGGCTCGAGACCCTCGACTGGTTCTACGGCCGCATGGTCCACGGCGGGGCGGCCGAGGCCCTGTACTTCGGCGCCGCCGCCAAGGGCATGTCGATGAAGCCGTCGGAGTACTTCGCCCGCAACGTGTGGGTGGGCGCCTCGTTCCTGCGGTCGTCGGAGTCCGCCCTGCGGCCCGGGTTCGGCCCCGACCGCATCATGTGGGGCGACGACTACCCCCACTCCGAGGGGACGTGGCCCTTCAGCCGCGAGGCCCTGCGCGTCGCCTTCGCCGGCGAGGACCCCGAGGTCGTGCAGCGCTGCGTCGGGGCCAACGCCGCCGCCCTGTACGGCTTCGACCTCGACGCCCTCGCCCCCCTGGCGGCGCGGTTCGGGCCGCTCGTCGACGAGATCGCCGTGCCCATCGACGCCGGTGACTACCCGGTGGCGTCCACCTCCAACGCCTTCGACACCACCCAGGTGCTCCGGGCCTGGTAG
- a CDS encoding amidohydrolase family protein, which translates to MSEHYVIISADGHCGLPLADYRPYLESRLHPAFDEWVARKEAERAVKLETNFEFIMGWETSNADGLRGAYDPAVRDRELDEDGVAADVLFADADAITGMGSPPFGAGLSAGEIDDPDLAFAGARAHNRFLAELCATSPERRAGIALVPLCHDPARAVQEAEWAAEQPGIRGVMIPTMWRDRPPYSSEVYEPFWAACAAGHLPVHTHSGEAPQEEYNGHLGIYLAEVVWWAARPSWHLLFSGAFERHPGLMFVVTEAAAYWVADSKWKWDQYMGGGHTTKKMAAMLEGKISKLPSEYFGTNLFAGASTMSKEEIRRRHVLGLDAVMWGTDYPHPEGSWPNTAAKLKADFCDVPVDETKQLLGATAARVYGFDLEALQPVADRIGPTPHDLGQDPALAADPGAAASAKWWLAEYGITPTR; encoded by the coding sequence GTGTCCGAGCACTACGTGATCATCTCCGCCGACGGCCACTGCGGCCTCCCCCTGGCCGACTACCGGCCGTACCTGGAGTCGCGCCTGCACCCCGCCTTCGACGAGTGGGTGGCCCGCAAGGAGGCGGAGCGCGCCGTGAAGCTCGAGACGAACTTCGAGTTCATCATGGGATGGGAGACCTCCAACGCGGACGGCCTCCGGGGGGCGTACGACCCGGCGGTGCGCGACCGGGAGCTCGACGAGGACGGCGTGGCGGCCGACGTGCTCTTCGCCGACGCCGACGCCATCACCGGGATGGGCTCGCCGCCGTTCGGCGCCGGGCTGTCGGCGGGGGAGATCGACGACCCCGACCTCGCCTTCGCCGGGGCCCGGGCGCACAACCGGTTCCTGGCCGAGCTGTGCGCCACCAGCCCCGAGCGCCGGGCCGGCATCGCGCTGGTGCCGCTGTGCCACGACCCGGCGCGGGCCGTGCAGGAGGCGGAGTGGGCCGCCGAGCAGCCCGGCATCCGCGGGGTCATGATCCCCACGATGTGGCGGGACCGCCCGCCCTACAGCAGCGAGGTGTACGAGCCCTTCTGGGCGGCGTGCGCGGCCGGGCACCTTCCCGTGCACACCCACTCGGGGGAGGCACCGCAGGAGGAGTACAACGGGCACCTCGGCATCTACCTGGCCGAGGTGGTGTGGTGGGCGGCGCGCCCGTCGTGGCACCTGCTGTTCTCCGGGGCCTTCGAGCGGCACCCCGGGCTCATGTTCGTGGTCACCGAAGCCGCCGCCTACTGGGTCGCCGACTCCAAGTGGAAGTGGGACCAGTACATGGGCGGGGGGCACACCACCAAGAAGATGGCGGCGATGCTGGAGGGCAAGATCTCCAAGCTGCCGTCGGAGTACTTCGGCACCAACCTCTTCGCGGGGGCGTCGACCATGTCGAAGGAGGAGATCCGCCGGCGCCACGTCCTGGGCCTCGACGCCGTGATGTGGGGGACCGACTACCCGCACCCCGAGGGCTCGTGGCCGAACACCGCCGCCAAGCTGAAGGCCGACTTCTGCGACGTGCCCGTCGACGAGACCAAGCAGCTGCTCGGGGCCACCGCCGCCCGGGTCTACGGTTTCGACCTCGAGGCCCTGCAGCCGGTGGCCGACCGCATCGGCCCGACGCCGCACGACCTCGGCCAGGACCCGGCGCTGGCGGCGGACCCGGGCGCGGCGGCGTCGGCGAAGTGGTGGCTGGCGGAGTATGGCATCACGCCCACCCGCTGA